One window of the Pseudomonadota bacterium genome contains the following:
- a CDS encoding polymer-forming cytoskeletal protein, which yields MSSKDPSGIEEISALLGEGTRFEGKLAFQGRVRIDGHFTGEIFGDDVLIVGQSARVQAQIQVGTLIVRGGTVQGNICADKLIEVHAPGRILGDVRAPQLYVDKGVVLEGSCRMTPESDNAEPSPAAAESSLQDSRPAN from the coding sequence ATGTCCAGCAAGGACCCGAGCGGTATCGAAGAAATCAGCGCCCTGCTTGGCGAGGGGACCCGTTTCGAGGGCAAGCTGGCATTTCAGGGCCGCGTTCGGATCGACGGCCATTTCACAGGGGAGATTTTCGGCGACGATGTGCTGATTGTCGGCCAGAGCGCCCGAGTGCAAGCCCAGATCCAGGTCGGCACCCTGATCGTGCGTGGCGGTACGGTACAAGGGAACATTTGTGCAGATAAACTGATCGAAGTCCATGCGCCCGGAAGAATCCTCGGCGATGTGCGTGCACCTCAGCTTTACGTGGACAAAGGCGTCGTACTGGAAGGCAGCTGCCGTATGACGCCGGAATCCGACAACGCGGAGCCTTCCCCCGCGGCGGCCGAAAGCTCGCTGCAGGACTCGCGACCGGCCAACTGA
- a CDS encoding sigma 54-interacting transcriptional regulator, whose protein sequence is MRQGRIAPLLGPAAVAYAAAYVAASGEPLGAFGIALGIASLALTVAPLASGWRADPEPRRRVRLLGLLAGLLLVGAMRPATMPMGLAVLTGSAGALFGGLLIDLALDVPDRPAALVRLRWIRAVAYTVAILVTLLQVASFAFGWLELGPLRPPDLAAHPARAFGALCVPLALLLRLPRRRMGSAPEALASNAWAIIGLLPAAGGAVVLAVLRLCGLPIAADSLSGFVACALLGVVGGHVLMIDARRRLSAGGAARSLVAALLTLTAVVAAAVLVAGAFAVEAAPTALAVTLTLLVAGGVYQLLRLGMRRTMAPFAGRLLDALGRARAQLAGAGTMEDIAQAVLFPLREAGRDARAQPLLFTVEPALRAHLDGAGQAHVSVAGMPPALISALAAAPSDIVLREPLEARRVRRPDLRPLIDVLSELDALCVAPLSNEGELEGALVVPRGRRRSGLTLEELASLRSLCVLLSTLTAFVCAHARAQRRASQAARHHSEAEERIERIKLELERRRSEIALLRRAGSDLQRQNLVSYSPAMQELVARALRVAPLETPVLLCGEGQQAIGSLAQLLHLESGRGDEPFVVGDCVIVRGEAGASALFGRRADPGSHAGWLQLAEGGSLLLLDVPALALDAQRRLAQAVSGHQACPVDGGSHYPVHARIIATARVDLEPLVGTGVFDAELARWLSPLRLELPPLGERPEDLPSLLLLAVDRACRARGRPVAGIEPEAHKLLIRYPWPDGELELQSVLERAVDSLQGTRLRVEDLPARLRASSRPEQSAQDHPLTGSYDTVERRLLEHALARAHGNKSEAARLLGLKRTTFLDKYRRYKTGQEAQSAVEGNGESPQRREAEA, encoded by the coding sequence ATGCGCCAGGGCCGGATCGCGCCTCTTCTTGGGCCTGCCGCTGTCGCGTATGCGGCGGCCTACGTGGCCGCATCCGGGGAGCCGCTCGGCGCGTTCGGGATTGCGCTTGGGATCGCGTCACTGGCCTTGACCGTGGCGCCTTTGGCCAGCGGCTGGCGCGCCGACCCCGAGCCCCGGCGCCGCGTGCGCTTGCTGGGATTGCTTGCCGGCTTGCTGCTCGTGGGAGCGATGCGTCCGGCCACGATGCCAATGGGCCTGGCGGTCCTGACCGGGAGTGCCGGCGCGCTCTTTGGTGGGCTGCTGATCGACCTTGCCCTGGACGTGCCGGATCGGCCGGCGGCGCTCGTCCGCCTACGCTGGATACGAGCGGTGGCTTACACCGTGGCGATCCTCGTCACGCTGCTGCAGGTTGCTTCATTTGCCTTTGGCTGGCTGGAGCTTGGGCCCTTGCGACCGCCCGACCTCGCGGCTCACCCCGCTCGCGCGTTCGGGGCCCTGTGCGTACCGCTCGCGTTGTTGCTGCGCCTGCCACGGCGTCGCATGGGCAGTGCGCCCGAGGCGTTGGCCTCCAACGCCTGGGCGATCATCGGGCTGCTGCCCGCCGCCGGCGGCGCAGTCGTGCTTGCCGTGCTGCGGCTGTGCGGTCTGCCCATCGCAGCTGACTCGCTTTCGGGTTTCGTGGCATGTGCCTTGCTCGGCGTGGTGGGCGGCCATGTCCTGATGATCGACGCCCGCAGGCGCCTGAGCGCCGGGGGCGCGGCCCGCAGTCTGGTGGCGGCGCTGCTGACGCTGACGGCGGTCGTTGCGGCGGCCGTGCTGGTCGCCGGCGCATTCGCCGTGGAGGCGGCGCCCACTGCGCTCGCCGTCACGCTGACTCTGCTGGTGGCCGGCGGGGTCTACCAGCTGCTGCGGTTGGGAATGCGACGAACCATGGCGCCTTTCGCCGGGCGCCTGCTTGACGCGCTCGGCCGGGCTCGCGCCCAGCTGGCGGGCGCGGGCACCATGGAAGACATCGCACAGGCGGTGTTGTTTCCCCTGCGCGAAGCCGGTCGCGATGCGCGTGCACAGCCGCTGCTCTTCACCGTCGAGCCGGCTCTGCGAGCTCACCTCGACGGGGCCGGCCAAGCTCACGTCAGCGTTGCCGGGATGCCTCCCGCCCTGATCTCGGCCCTTGCGGCTGCGCCTTCCGACATCGTCCTGCGCGAGCCGCTCGAGGCTCGACGAGTACGGCGCCCGGACCTGCGTCCGCTGATCGACGTGCTGAGCGAGCTCGACGCGCTGTGCGTTGCGCCGCTGTCGAACGAGGGCGAGCTCGAAGGCGCCCTGGTCGTGCCACGGGGGCGCCGTCGCAGCGGCTTGACCCTGGAGGAGCTTGCTTCCCTGCGTTCGCTGTGCGTCCTGCTGTCCACCCTCACGGCCTTTGTATGCGCCCACGCACGGGCGCAGCGTCGCGCCTCGCAGGCGGCGCGTCACCACAGCGAGGCCGAGGAACGGATCGAGCGCATCAAGCTGGAGCTCGAGCGCCGCCGATCCGAAATTGCGCTGCTGCGACGGGCCGGTTCCGACCTCCAGCGGCAAAACCTCGTCTCCTACAGCCCGGCCATGCAAGAGCTCGTGGCCCGGGCGCTGCGGGTCGCCCCGCTCGAAACACCCGTCCTGCTTTGCGGAGAAGGGCAGCAGGCGATCGGGTCGCTTGCACAGCTGCTGCATCTCGAGAGTGGCCGCGGCGACGAACCGTTCGTGGTGGGGGACTGTGTGATCGTTCGTGGCGAGGCAGGCGCCTCGGCACTGTTTGGCCGGCGCGCGGATCCGGGCTCGCACGCCGGTTGGTTGCAGCTCGCCGAGGGTGGATCGCTGCTGCTGCTCGACGTGCCAGCGCTGGCGCTCGACGCGCAGCGCCGCCTTGCGCAGGCGGTGTCCGGCCACCAGGCGTGCCCGGTCGACGGTGGTTCCCACTATCCGGTCCACGCGCGCATCATCGCCACGGCTCGGGTTGATCTGGAGCCGCTGGTGGGTACGGGCGTGTTCGACGCGGAGCTTGCCCGGTGGTTGTCACCGCTGAGGCTCGAGCTGCCGCCGCTCGGCGAACGGCCCGAGGACCTGCCCTCGCTTCTGCTGCTCGCCGTGGATCGCGCGTGCCGCGCACGCGGCCGCCCGGTAGCCGGGATCGAGCCCGAGGCGCACAAACTGCTGATACGCTATCCATGGCCCGATGGAGAGCTCGAGCTGCAGAGTGTCCTCGAGCGGGCCGTAGATTCGCTGCAAGGTACGCGCCTGCGTGTCGAGGATCTGCCGGCGCGCTTGCGTGCCTCGAGCCGGCCCGAGCAAAGCGCGCAGGACCATCCGCTGACGGGCAGCTACGACACGGTGGAGCGCCGGTTGCTCGAACATGCCCTTGCGCGCGCCCATGGCAACAAGAGTGAAGCCGCCCGTTTGCTTGGTCTCAAGCGCACGACCTTCCTTGATAAGTACCGTCGTTACAAGACTGGGCAAGAAGCGCAGAGCGCGGTCGAAGGCAACGGCGAAAGCCCGCAGCGTCGCGAAGCCGAAGCGTGA
- the ppdK gene encoding pyruvate, phosphate dikinase, with amino-acid sequence MKKWVYTFGRGSAEGRAEMRELLGGKGAGLAEMSNLGLPVPPGLTITAEVCAHYYGNGGRYPEGLREQVSDGVARMEQELGSSFGDAERPLLLSVRSGARTSMPGMMDTVLNLGLNDATVEGLARRSGDARFAFDSFRRFIQMYANVVLDLPMERFERVLADTKRTYKVKLDTELSAEALRELCVEYKSIVRSDSPRVFPDQPGEQLWGAVGAVFGSWQARRAVAYRRLHGIPEHWGTAVNVQAMVFGNMGMDSATGVAFTRDPSTGENSLYGEYLVNAQGEDVVAGIRTPQSLTVAGKRRVRSESPAMQEAMPEAYDQLARIAGKLEAHYRDMQDIEFTVQAGTLWILQTRNAKRSAAASLRVAVEMAEAGLIGRSKALDRVKPSALQQMLHPRLDPGAERRVLTRGLPASPGGASGQVAFTADEAELLAQQGTPVILVRAETSPEDIHGMAAARGILTSRGGMTSHAAVVARGMGRACVCGAGEIVIDAESRTLRVGASIIGSGDHITLDGSSGEVIAGKLDTIEPELPREFTLLLSWADEVRRLGVRANAETPEDARAARRLGAQGIGLCRTEHMFFKGERILAMREMIVASDEAGRRRALAKILPMQRADFVEIFEIMQGFPVTVRLLDPPLHEFLPHTNEEVEQLAKATAWNAREVRLRVQRLREANPMLGHRGCRLGITYPEIYETQARAIFEAACEVVRQGRSVKPEIMIPLVATRAELGILREQVTAVAEQVSERTGISLDYKVGTMIEVPRAALIADDIAAEAEFFSFGTNDLTQTTFGVSRDDSASFLQVYQDRGILSADPFVSLDVNGVGQLIQLAATRGRDARPGLSLGICGEHGGDPASIAFCERVGLDYVSCSPFRVPVARLAAAQAVVTLARKRGKKVARSPTDVPARSGGPADQGSRS; translated from the coding sequence ATGAAAAAGTGGGTCTACACGTTCGGACGCGGCTCCGCCGAAGGCCGCGCCGAGATGCGCGAGCTGCTGGGAGGCAAGGGCGCCGGTCTGGCCGAGATGAGCAACCTCGGGCTACCGGTTCCGCCGGGGCTCACCATCACTGCCGAGGTGTGCGCGCACTACTACGGCAACGGGGGTCGGTATCCGGAGGGTTTGCGCGAGCAAGTCAGTGACGGCGTCGCGCGGATGGAGCAGGAGCTGGGGTCGAGCTTCGGCGACGCGGAGCGCCCCTTGCTGCTCTCCGTTCGGTCCGGTGCCCGCACCTCGATGCCGGGCATGATGGATACGGTGCTCAATCTCGGTCTCAACGACGCCACGGTCGAAGGACTGGCGCGGCGCAGCGGCGACGCGCGCTTCGCCTTCGACAGCTTCCGCCGGTTCATTCAGATGTACGCGAACGTCGTGCTGGATCTACCGATGGAGCGCTTCGAAAGGGTGCTGGCGGACACGAAGCGCACCTACAAGGTCAAGCTCGACACCGAGCTCAGCGCGGAAGCGCTGCGTGAGCTCTGCGTCGAATACAAGAGCATCGTGCGTAGCGACAGCCCTCGGGTGTTTCCCGACCAGCCTGGCGAGCAGCTTTGGGGAGCTGTCGGTGCCGTGTTCGGCAGCTGGCAAGCCAGGCGTGCGGTCGCCTACCGCAGGCTCCACGGGATTCCCGAGCACTGGGGCACGGCGGTCAACGTGCAGGCCATGGTCTTCGGCAACATGGGAATGGACTCGGCCACCGGCGTGGCTTTCACGCGGGACCCATCCACCGGCGAAAACTCGCTCTACGGCGAGTATCTGGTCAACGCTCAGGGCGAAGATGTCGTGGCCGGCATCCGAACGCCACAGAGCCTCACGGTGGCTGGAAAGAGACGGGTCAGGTCGGAATCACCGGCCATGCAAGAGGCCATGCCGGAAGCGTACGATCAGCTTGCTCGGATCGCTGGCAAGCTCGAGGCCCACTACCGTGACATGCAGGACATCGAGTTCACCGTGCAGGCCGGCACGCTGTGGATTCTGCAAACGCGCAACGCGAAGCGCTCGGCTGCCGCCTCGCTTCGCGTGGCCGTGGAAATGGCGGAAGCCGGGCTCATCGGTCGCTCCAAGGCGCTCGATCGCGTCAAGCCGTCCGCGCTTCAACAGATGCTGCACCCGCGGCTCGATCCCGGGGCCGAGCGGCGCGTGTTGACCCGCGGCCTGCCGGCCTCTCCGGGCGGTGCCTCCGGGCAGGTGGCGTTCACGGCGGATGAAGCCGAGCTGCTGGCGCAGCAAGGGACGCCCGTCATCCTGGTGCGCGCCGAGACGAGTCCCGAAGACATTCACGGCATGGCGGCGGCGCGCGGTATCCTTACCAGTCGAGGCGGCATGACGAGCCATGCCGCCGTGGTGGCTCGTGGAATGGGCCGCGCGTGCGTCTGCGGTGCCGGCGAGATCGTCATCGACGCGGAAAGCCGTACCTTGCGGGTGGGAGCCAGCATCATCGGCAGCGGGGACCACATCACGTTGGACGGCAGCTCGGGCGAGGTGATAGCCGGCAAGCTGGACACGATCGAACCCGAGTTGCCGCGCGAGTTCACGCTCCTGCTCAGTTGGGCTGACGAAGTGCGGCGCCTGGGGGTGCGCGCGAACGCGGAAACGCCCGAGGACGCGCGTGCCGCGCGCCGCCTCGGAGCGCAAGGCATCGGCCTGTGCCGCACCGAGCATATGTTCTTCAAGGGGGAGCGCATCCTGGCGATGCGCGAGATGATCGTGGCGAGCGACGAGGCCGGGCGCCGGCGGGCGCTTGCCAAGATCCTGCCCATGCAGCGGGCCGACTTCGTCGAGATCTTCGAGATCATGCAGGGCTTTCCGGTGACGGTGCGCCTGCTCGACCCCCCGCTTCACGAGTTCCTGCCCCACACCAACGAGGAAGTGGAGCAACTCGCCAAGGCCACAGCGTGGAACGCCCGTGAGGTGCGACTGCGTGTTCAGCGCCTGCGTGAAGCGAATCCCATGCTCGGTCACCGTGGCTGCCGGCTCGGTATCACGTATCCCGAGATCTACGAGACGCAAGCTCGGGCGATCTTCGAGGCCGCCTGCGAGGTCGTCCGGCAGGGCAGGTCCGTCAAGCCCGAGATCATGATCCCTCTGGTTGCGACGCGCGCCGAGCTGGGCATCTTGCGGGAACAGGTCACCGCGGTTGCGGAGCAGGTGTCCGAGCGCACCGGCATATCGCTCGACTACAAGGTGGGAACCATGATCGAGGTGCCACGGGCGGCGCTCATCGCAGACGACATCGCCGCGGAGGCGGAGTTCTTCAGTTTCGGCACGAACGATCTGACCCAAACCACATTCGGTGTCTCGCGTGATGATTCCGCCAGCTTCCTACAGGTCTATCAAGACAGGGGGATTCTGTCGGCGGACCCTTTTGTATCGCTCGACGTCAACGGTGTCGGCCAGCTGATCCAGCTCGCTGCGACCCGCGGCCGCGACGCCCGGCCGGGGTTGTCGCTGGGTATTTGCGGCGAACATGGAGGCGATCCAGCCTCGATAGCGTTCTGCGAACGGGTCGGGCTCGACTACGTCTCGTGCTCGCCCTTCCGCGTGCCTGTGGCGCGACTGGCTGCTGCCCAAGCTGTTGTGACGCTGGCCCGCAAGCGCGGCAAGAAGGTCGCGCGCTCCCCGACCGATGTGCCCGCACGCAGCGGCGGGCCAGCTGACCAAGGATCCAGATCGTGA
- a CDS encoding SRPBCC family protein, producing MLRNCTWRQLAGACSLGMLLLLTHGAVAAEDPRKAVKRLSDGRIEVSSRPYPGTDVRMGHAQAIIDAAPNRVLAVVVDYSRYAEFMPHFKVSRVLAQRGPKAIVYLQAGILKDTVTIWAQLKVEASKQHGSTDVIEARMTKGNIEHMTARWELTPLDEKHTLVSFQFLIDPDLPVPSSLVTNENVKASRRAVAALRRRLM from the coding sequence GTGCTTCGGAACTGCACCTGGCGGCAGCTTGCCGGGGCCTGCTCGCTCGGGATGCTGCTGTTGCTGACCCATGGGGCTGTCGCGGCAGAGGATCCGCGAAAGGCCGTGAAGCGACTGTCCGACGGCCGCATCGAGGTAAGCTCTCGCCCCTACCCCGGCACCGATGTGAGGATGGGCCACGCACAGGCGATCATCGATGCCGCTCCGAACCGGGTCCTTGCAGTGGTGGTTGACTACTCCCGGTATGCGGAGTTCATGCCCCACTTCAAGGTCTCGCGCGTTCTCGCCCAAAGGGGCCCGAAGGCCATCGTCTACCTGCAGGCGGGGATCCTCAAGGACACCGTGACGATATGGGCGCAGCTCAAGGTGGAGGCCTCGAAACAGCACGGCAGCACCGACGTGATCGAGGCGCGGATGACCAAAGGCAACATCGAGCACATGACTGCCCGTTGGGAGCTCACTCCGCTCGACGAAAAACACACGCTGGTGAGCTTTCAATTCCTGATCGACCCGGACCTGCCGGTGCCCTCATCGCTGGTCACGAACGAAAACGTCAAAGCAAGTCGCCGCGCGGTAGCCGCGCTTCGCCGCCGCTTGATGTAG
- a CDS encoding kinase/pyrophosphorylase produces MDSPRVFLLSDSTGDTASRVLRAALRQFPGHQIELQRYPRVRTRAAVQQVVGAASKAGALLLFTLVDTELRQHCYQVASDHGVEAVDIIGALLVKIESFLEATPLNVPSATLPLSEEYFRRVEAMEFAVKHDDGKEPAGLHKAHLVLAGVSRTSKTPLSMYLARRCLKVANVPLVLGVPPPAELHRLDPERVVGLTIDVAHLLEIRRARLRQLGMPVETNYGLADHVREELDYASSFFAEHGWRVVDVSGRAIEDTATIILGH; encoded by the coding sequence ATGGACAGCCCCAGGGTGTTTCTGCTGAGCGATTCGACCGGTGACACGGCATCCCGTGTGCTGCGGGCGGCGCTCCGGCAGTTTCCCGGCCATCAGATCGAGCTGCAGCGCTACCCCCGGGTGCGTACGCGAGCTGCCGTGCAGCAGGTGGTGGGGGCAGCCTCCAAGGCGGGAGCCCTGCTGCTGTTCACGCTCGTGGACACCGAGCTGCGCCAGCACTGCTATCAGGTTGCGAGCGATCATGGAGTCGAGGCCGTCGACATCATCGGGGCCCTGCTGGTCAAGATCGAGAGCTTCCTCGAGGCGACCCCGCTCAATGTTCCTTCGGCGACGCTTCCGCTCTCGGAGGAGTATTTTCGCCGGGTCGAGGCGATGGAGTTTGCAGTCAAGCACGATGACGGCAAGGAGCCGGCGGGCTTGCACAAGGCGCACCTGGTCCTTGCGGGCGTGAGTCGCACGAGCAAGACGCCGCTGTCCATGTACCTGGCTCGCCGCTGCCTCAAGGTGGCCAATGTGCCTCTGGTACTGGGCGTCCCCCCGCCCGCCGAGCTGCATCGGCTCGATCCCGAGCGCGTCGTGGGACTCACGATCGATGTGGCGCATCTGCTCGAAATCCGCAGGGCCCGACTGCGGCAGCTGGGCATGCCCGTGGAAACGAACTATGGGCTGGCCGACCATGTGCGCGAGGAGCTCGACTACGCGAGCAGCTTCTTTGCGGAGCACGGCTGGCGCGTGGTCGACGTCAGCGGCCGCGCGATCGAGGACACAGCGACGATCATTCTCGGGCACTAG
- a CDS encoding pyridoxal-phosphate dependent enzyme, with translation MTTHDIPTLHDVFRARRRVYRYLKPTPLHHYASLSDLLGARVWVKHENHQPTGAFKVRGGLNLVAGLSPQQRQAGLFTASTGNHGQSIAFAARAHGVRATIAVPDNANTGKVAAMRGLGAEVVSYGPDFDVAREWITAVAQERGGCYVGPTDAPLIQGVGTYALEILEELPDVDMVFVPVGGGSGASAVSIVAKSINPRIQVIGAQSAQAPAMQLSWKSGQMVNAEMKTFAEGVATRV, from the coding sequence ATGACGACCCACGATATTCCGACCCTGCACGACGTGTTTCGGGCGCGCAGGCGTGTCTATCGCTACTTGAAGCCCACGCCCCTGCATCACTACGCGAGCCTTTCCGATCTGCTCGGGGCGCGCGTGTGGGTCAAGCACGAAAACCACCAGCCCACGGGCGCGTTCAAGGTGCGTGGCGGTCTGAACCTGGTGGCGGGGTTGAGCCCGCAGCAGCGCCAGGCTGGCCTGTTCACGGCTTCTACCGGCAATCACGGACAGAGCATCGCCTTTGCAGCGCGCGCTCACGGCGTCCGGGCTACGATCGCCGTGCCGGACAACGCCAACACGGGCAAAGTGGCCGCGATGCGCGGCCTGGGCGCAGAGGTCGTGTCCTACGGGCCGGATTTCGACGTGGCACGCGAGTGGATCACGGCCGTGGCCCAAGAACGGGGAGGCTGCTACGTCGGCCCAACGGACGCTCCGCTGATCCAAGGCGTCGGCACCTACGCTCTCGAGATCTTGGAGGAGCTGCCCGACGTGGACATGGTGTTCGTTCCGGTGGGAGGCGGCAGCGGCGCGTCGGCGGTAAGCATCGTTGCCAAGAGCATCAATCCACGGATCCAGGTGATCGGTGCTCAATCCGCTCAGGCGCCTGCCATGCAACTGAGCTGGAAGTCGGGGCAGATGGTCAACGCCGAGATGAAGACGTTTGCCGAAGGTGTCGCAACGCGGGTT
- a CDS encoding M55 family metallopeptidase, with the protein MKTAHPLCSLVLGLCATVLLVSAPAQAKRKLKVYISVDMEGVVGAVTEQQLGPKGFEYQRFREFMTNETNAAIKAAYDAGATEILVSDSHGNGQNLLIERLPASVQVVRSWPRPLMMMQGMDATFDAAIFLGYHTSTSALHGVRAHTLSSARLAEVRLNGVAMSEASLNAAVAGHFNVPVVLISGDDATVNEARSVIGPVEGAVVKWAYSFHSARSLTPQAAYKLIGRKVRSALRRLDEFRPYKPRAPLQLDVRFKNYRPAQVLALLPIVDRTDSHSIRYRATNVLEVFRFLEFMLSYNADLAP; encoded by the coding sequence GTGAAAACAGCACACCCGCTTTGCTCGTTGGTCCTGGGCCTTTGTGCCACGGTCCTGCTCGTTTCGGCGCCGGCACAAGCCAAACGCAAGCTCAAGGTCTACATCTCGGTGGACATGGAAGGGGTCGTGGGCGCGGTCACCGAGCAGCAGCTGGGGCCCAAGGGCTTCGAGTACCAGCGCTTCCGCGAGTTCATGACCAACGAAACCAATGCGGCCATCAAAGCGGCCTACGATGCTGGGGCGACCGAGATCCTCGTCTCGGACTCGCACGGCAACGGTCAGAACCTGCTGATCGAGCGTCTGCCCGCGAGCGTGCAGGTCGTGCGATCCTGGCCGCGGCCGTTGATGATGATGCAGGGGATGGACGCCACGTTCGACGCCGCCATCTTCCTCGGTTACCACACCAGCACCTCGGCCCTGCACGGAGTGCGTGCCCACACCTTGTCGAGCGCTCGCTTGGCCGAAGTGCGCCTGAACGGCGTCGCCATGAGCGAGGCATCCCTCAACGCGGCCGTTGCCGGCCATTTCAATGTGCCGGTCGTGCTGATTTCGGGCGACGACGCGACCGTGAACGAGGCCCGGAGCGTCATCGGGCCCGTGGAGGGCGCGGTCGTGAAGTGGGCCTACAGTTTCCACTCGGCACGCAGCTTGACTCCCCAGGCTGCCTACAAGCTGATCGGCCGCAAGGTGCGCAGCGCGCTGCGGCGGCTCGACGAGTTCCGCCCCTACAAGCCGAGAGCACCGTTGCAGCTCGACGTGCGCTTCAAGAACTACCGGCCTGCGCAGGTGTTGGCGCTGCTGCCGATCGTCGATCGCACGGACTCGCACAGCATCCGCTACCGCGCAACGAATGTGCTCGAGGTCTTCCGCTTCCTGGAGTTCATGTTGTCGTACAATGCCGACCTTGCCCCTTAG
- a CDS encoding 16S rRNA (uracil(1498)-N(3))-methyltransferase produces MLDIACRTTLREPSETGNLTASGGLYVLDGLLVQQQPQAIRTHSPSKWPRLHVPRIPEDGGELVLPPEAAHHARVLRLRAGSQLALFDAHGNQALARVVGRASGRWLCRVSTGLPDARSLLCARTRVVLVQALPKGAKLDSVVRMATELGVAVVLPVNSERSVPRLDAARWAGRHARLRRIAAEARRQSGGGACPELAQPQALLDAARAKPQAALGVVLQARTRHCLDAALAMRPRDRRVELDIAETPPAREVWLVVGPEGGFGATELGELERLGFVSASLGRRVLRVETAAPVALALVLDRLGEMAPLG; encoded by the coding sequence TTGCTGGACATCGCTTGTCGCACCACCCTACGGGAGCCGTCTGAAACCGGCAACCTGACCGCCTCGGGCGGGTTGTACGTGCTAGACGGCCTACTGGTGCAGCAGCAACCGCAAGCCATTCGAACCCACTCGCCAAGCAAGTGGCCGCGTCTGCACGTGCCCCGGATTCCCGAGGACGGGGGGGAGTTGGTATTGCCCCCGGAAGCCGCGCATCACGCCCGCGTGTTGCGGCTGCGTGCCGGTAGCCAGCTCGCCCTCTTCGATGCCCACGGCAACCAAGCCCTGGCTCGCGTCGTTGGCCGTGCATCGGGTCGCTGGTTGTGCCGGGTGTCCACCGGGCTCCCGGACGCTCGTTCGCTGCTGTGCGCGCGCACGAGGGTCGTGCTGGTACAGGCGCTGCCCAAGGGAGCCAAGCTGGACTCGGTCGTGCGGATGGCAACGGAGCTCGGCGTGGCCGTTGTGCTGCCGGTCAACAGCGAGCGCAGTGTGCCCCGGCTGGATGCTGCCCGCTGGGCCGGGCGCCACGCGCGCCTGCGCCGGATCGCTGCCGAGGCCCGCCGGCAGTCGGGGGGCGGGGCTTGTCCCGAGCTCGCGCAGCCACAAGCCTTGCTGGATGCGGCGAGGGCGAAGCCGCAGGCCGCGCTCGGGGTGGTCTTGCAGGCACGCACTCGGCATTGCCTCGACGCTGCGCTGGCCATGCGACCGCGTGACCGAAGGGTCGAGCTGGACATCGCCGAGACTCCCCCGGCTCGGGAGGTGTGGTTGGTGGTGGGACCGGAGGGGGGCTTCGGCGCGACGGAGCTGGGCGAGCTTGAGCGGCTGGGTTTCGTTTCCGCGAGCCTCGGCCGGCGCGTGCTGCGGGTCGAGACCGCCGCCCCGGTCGCCCTTGCGCTCGTGCTCGATCGGCTCGGCGAGATGGCACCGTTGGGGTGA